A portion of the Algisphaera agarilytica genome contains these proteins:
- a CDS encoding HAD domain-containing protein yields the protein MKIVFLDFDGVIRLSDGPPSPKSFRFNSEKIELVKELVQFAQAKLVVTSTWRELYGLERMIAEMNHAFQISDFNHDWMTPLLSVRTRKIRTEVPRGAEITTWLFVHSDIERYAILDDLSEAQFKGH from the coding sequence TTGAAGATTGTCTTTTTAGATTTTGATGGAGTGATTCGCCTGTCCGATGGGCCGCCCAGTCCAAAATCATTTCGTTTCAATTCTGAGAAGATTGAACTTGTCAAAGAGTTGGTCCAGTTTGCTCAAGCCAAACTGGTAGTTACATCGACTTGGCGCGAACTGTACGGGCTTGAACGCATGATTGCAGAAATGAATCACGCGTTTCAGATCAGTGACTTTAATCATGACTGGATGACTCCTCTGCTATCCGTTCGCACTCGGAAGATACGCACAGAAGTGCCGCGTGGAGCAGAGATAACGACATGGCTCTTTGTGCACTCAGATATCGAAAGGTATGCGATCTTAGATGACCTTTCGGAAGCACAATTCAAAGGTCATTAA